The Vibrio echinoideorum genome includes a region encoding these proteins:
- a CDS encoding Cof-type HAD-IIB family hydrolase, with protein sequence MYKLIALDMDGTLLNSDKVISQENKDAIAKARATGVKVVLASGRPLEGMQSKLDELSINGEDDFVLFYNGSMVQNVSTKELIHSEISNGKAAKEIATLAEQLGGYVHAFSKIHGLITPENNEYTAIEARINGLDITEFDFSQLEDDHEIIKTMIVAEPSKLTEIISKLPQELKTQFTIVQSAPFFLEFLNPNSNKGVGIEAIAKHLGITAEEVICMGDAENDHHMLEYAGMGIAMENAMEETKKLADYITASNDDHGVAVAIEKFVFNS encoded by the coding sequence ATGTACAAACTGATTGCTCTTGATATGGATGGCACACTGCTCAACAGTGACAAAGTAATTTCTCAAGAGAACAAAGATGCGATTGCCAAAGCACGTGCTACAGGTGTAAAAGTGGTTCTGGCTTCTGGTCGCCCTTTAGAAGGCATGCAAAGTAAGTTAGACGAACTTTCGATCAACGGCGAAGATGACTTTGTGCTCTTCTACAACGGCTCGATGGTTCAAAACGTGTCTACAAAAGAACTCATTCATAGCGAGATCAGCAATGGTAAAGCAGCGAAAGAGATTGCAACACTTGCTGAACAGCTTGGTGGTTATGTTCATGCATTCAGCAAGATTCATGGTTTAATCACCCCTGAAAACAATGAGTACACCGCTATTGAAGCGCGTATTAACGGCTTAGATATTACCGAGTTCGACTTTTCTCAACTAGAAGACGACCACGAAATCATCAAAACGATGATTGTTGCTGAGCCAAGCAAGCTCACCGAAATCATCAGCAAGTTACCACAAGAGCTTAAGACTCAGTTTACTATTGTGCAAAGTGCGCCATTCTTCTTAGAGTTCTTAAACCCAAATTCAAACAAGGGTGTGGGTATTGAGGCTATTGCTAAACATTTGGGGATTACTGCGGAAGAAGTGATCTGCATGGGCGATGCTGAAAACGATCACCATATGCTTGAATACGCGGGCATGGGCATTGCGATGGAAAACGCAATGGAAGAAACCAAGAAGTTGGCTGATTACATTACGGCAAGCAATGATGATCACGGTGTAGCCGTCGCGATTGAAAAATTTGTCTTCAACTCATAA
- a CDS encoding glycine zipper domain-containing protein — protein MTLTKPFLLATLIVTLSGCASPATDNENENAARNRGAIGGALLGATAGALTGDASLAVKGAALGGVTGGVAGSMKDTDDARNAQRTQVTADGLAKDNRTDAEKRVAEVEAEIKLIELEQQLAELKTEKDNDGA, from the coding sequence ATGACACTCACTAAACCTTTCCTTTTAGCGACACTGATTGTGACTCTTTCTGGCTGTGCATCTCCTGCCACTGATAACGAAAATGAAAACGCAGCGCGTAATCGTGGTGCTATTGGTGGTGCTTTACTAGGAGCGACGGCTGGAGCGCTGACCGGAGACGCGAGCTTAGCGGTTAAGGGTGCTGCACTAGGAGGTGTAACAGGTGGAGTCGCTGGTTCGATGAAAGATACCGATGACGCAAGAAATGCTCAAAGAACTCAAGTGACTGCTGACGGTTTAGCAAAAGATAATCGCACCGATGCTGAAAAGCGAGTTGCTGAGGTAGAAGCAGAGATTAAGCTGATTGAGTTGGAACAACAGCTTGCTGAACTGAAAACTGAGAAAGACAACGACGGAGCGTAA
- a CDS encoding GNAT family N-acetyltransferase, translating to MNVTLRAAKHTDLEQLNELMFDLHHHHHIACPEHFKTAEEIEQEKSIARYLDDPECLVYVALRGELIVGFISGHFCELISTVSKPVQMGSVDELFVLPEYRKADVAKILLNRIESTFEDYGVTQVFVEVWHFNSPAKDFYQKMGFTPHIQWMRKSLHKT from the coding sequence ATGAATGTCACCTTAAGGGCAGCAAAGCACACCGATCTAGAGCAACTTAATGAGTTGATGTTTGATCTCCACCACCATCATCATATTGCGTGTCCTGAGCATTTTAAAACAGCGGAAGAGATAGAACAGGAAAAGAGTATCGCACGATACTTAGATGACCCTGAATGTTTGGTGTACGTGGCATTAAGAGGGGAACTGATTGTTGGTTTTATTTCTGGGCACTTCTGTGAGCTGATCTCAACGGTGAGTAAGCCCGTTCAGATGGGCAGCGTTGATGAGCTTTTTGTGTTGCCTGAATACCGCAAAGCAGACGTAGCGAAAATACTATTGAATCGAATTGAATCAACGTTTGAAGATTATGGCGTGACACAGGTTTTTGTGGAGGTTTGGCACTTTAACTCACCTGCCAAGGACTTCTATCAAAAAATGGGGTTCACTCCTCACATTCAATGGATGAGGAAGTCTTTGCACAAAACATAG
- a CDS encoding bifunctional NUDIX hydrolase/phosphatase PAP2 family protein: MIIRYVLTFILSFLSVTSAWANNMLPDHIAGALCVIRADNQIVLVDELITGHLSLPGGTVVSGEPPAAAAQRETWEEAGLSVTVGDVLGYTDSAVVFDCVSDSEVISYKARNELGGFEVPIWFAPHYGVEVSRAMLLPPTELQANQYRYPEQWAEINDLFLSATDQPVTYVTELMGAAPAIHQVELNWIVSLQNVFDTIPSVFSITVLLTDLLAKPWVFIVILPLVAWHFGRNFALKFGFALISVTLLTLIAHQGFGFPRPHAYLPTLKLVMSSGYSFPSLLAALWVSLTLLVLWKLERLFETKSLLTVIFGLLWIMLFKAYSGSAFFSDVLMGGVLGALTTWHIVRLDSKPDVDISALLSSKGVWWGLCLLSIVLTVIWPLPTFSFWVAILMTIACLVTLTDSKPLVGQFSFNIVFGVMVVLLAGNLLISWGGSFVSFSGIASFIIETLRFPILILLGVVAFRLPWKRQ, translated from the coding sequence TTGATTATTCGATATGTATTAACTTTTATTCTGTCTTTTTTGAGTGTGACTTCTGCTTGGGCTAATAACATGTTGCCCGATCATATCGCAGGTGCTTTGTGTGTCATACGTGCTGATAACCAAATCGTGTTGGTTGACGAATTGATCACCGGTCATTTATCTCTGCCGGGTGGCACTGTTGTTTCTGGTGAGCCGCCAGCCGCCGCTGCGCAACGTGAAACATGGGAAGAGGCGGGGTTGTCCGTTACGGTCGGCGATGTATTGGGTTATACCGATAGCGCTGTTGTGTTTGATTGTGTTTCTGATTCTGAAGTGATCAGCTACAAAGCTCGAAATGAGTTGGGTGGCTTCGAGGTTCCTATTTGGTTCGCGCCTCATTATGGCGTAGAAGTGAGTAGGGCTATGTTATTACCTCCCACCGAACTGCAAGCTAATCAATATCGCTACCCAGAGCAGTGGGCAGAGATTAACGACCTGTTTTTATCAGCGACAGATCAACCGGTGACTTACGTTACTGAGTTGATGGGTGCCGCGCCAGCAATTCATCAAGTAGAGTTGAACTGGATTGTCTCACTTCAAAATGTGTTCGATACGATACCGAGTGTGTTTTCTATTACGGTACTGTTGACCGATTTGCTGGCGAAGCCATGGGTCTTTATCGTGATCTTGCCGCTGGTGGCTTGGCATTTTGGGCGTAACTTTGCATTGAAGTTTGGTTTTGCATTGATATCGGTAACACTGCTTACTTTAATCGCCCATCAAGGTTTTGGTTTTCCTCGTCCACATGCCTACCTTCCAACCTTGAAGTTGGTGATGAGTAGTGGTTATAGCTTTCCTAGTCTGTTAGCTGCGTTGTGGGTTAGCTTAACATTGTTAGTACTTTGGAAGTTGGAACGTCTGTTTGAAACAAAGTCGCTGTTGACTGTCATTTTTGGTTTGTTGTGGATCATGTTGTTCAAAGCTTATTCGGGCAGTGCGTTCTTTAGCGATGTTTTGATGGGGGGCGTGCTAGGTGCATTAACAACTTGGCATATTGTGAGATTAGATTCGAAACCCGATGTTGATATCAGTGCTTTATTGAGCTCTAAAGGTGTTTGGTGGGGGCTGTGTCTACTATCAATTGTTCTTACCGTTATTTGGCCATTGCCAACATTCTCTTTTTGGGTGGCAATTTTGATGACAATTGCATGCTTGGTTACGTTAACGGACTCTAAACCTCTAGTTGGTCAATTCTCATTCAACATCGTCTTTGGAGTTATGGTGGTGTTACTTGCAGGTAACCTGTTGATTAGTTGGGGTGGAAGCTTCGTTTCATTTAGTGGTATCGCCTCATTTATCATTGAGACTTTGCGTTTCCCAATCCTAATTTTATTGGGCGTTGTGGCATTTCGTCTGCCTTGGAAAAGACAATAA
- a CDS encoding propionyl-CoA synthetase — protein MSATNRMNKKTDYITEYQWAREDPNSFWETQSQSIDWFESPKTILQTDDNGIERWFPDGVMNTCWLALDYHCENGRGDKVALIYDSPVTGTQSSYTYNKLRDQVAKVAGMLATQGVTKGDRVVIYMPMIPEAAMAMLACARLGVVHSVVFGGFAPHELAVRIEDAEPKVLITASCGVEINKVLPYKPMVDRAIMDSRWKPEKVVVFQREQCLAELNQDRDVLWQQAVADSLPHSCVPVLATDPLYILYTSGTTGKPKGVVRDNGGHAVAMKYSMSTIYDMPQDGVFWAASDVGWVVGHSYIVYAPLIHGCTSILFEGKPVRTPDPGAFWRVCEEYNVDVLFSAPTAFRAIKKEDPDGKLLENYDLSSLKSIFMAGERLDPPTLDWVESHTNKPVIDHWWQTETGWAISANPTGLESLPVKAGSSTKPVPGYQVEILNELGEVAQPHQQGFVALKRPLPPGCLPTVWRNHDRFESGYLSQFPGYYVSGDGGYLDDEGYLFIMGRIDDVINVAGHRLSTGEMEEIVGGHPAIAECAVVGIHDDLKGQLPLGLVVLKDGVKVDDIELQAELVGKVRNEIGAVACFKQALVVERLPKTRSGKILRRTIRQIAEGEQYVVPSTIDDPTSLTEIAEKLGR, from the coding sequence ATGTCTGCTACGAATCGAATGAATAAAAAAACAGATTACATCACCGAATATCAATGGGCGAGGGAAGACCCTAATTCGTTCTGGGAAACACAATCACAATCGATAGATTGGTTTGAGTCACCGAAAACGATATTACAAACTGACGATAACGGTATTGAACGTTGGTTTCCTGATGGGGTGATGAATACGTGTTGGTTGGCGCTGGATTATCATTGTGAAAATGGTCGCGGTGATAAAGTGGCGTTGATTTACGACTCGCCTGTAACGGGTACTCAGTCGTCCTACACTTACAACAAATTACGTGACCAAGTGGCAAAAGTCGCAGGCATGTTAGCAACACAGGGAGTGACCAAAGGTGATCGTGTGGTTATTTATATGCCGATGATTCCCGAAGCCGCGATGGCAATGCTAGCGTGTGCCCGTTTGGGGGTTGTGCACTCTGTGGTGTTTGGCGGTTTTGCTCCTCATGAACTTGCAGTTCGTATCGAAGATGCTGAGCCTAAGGTGTTGATTACAGCGTCTTGTGGAGTCGAGATAAACAAGGTTCTGCCATATAAGCCAATGGTTGACAGAGCGATCATGGACAGCCGTTGGAAACCAGAAAAAGTCGTGGTATTCCAAAGAGAGCAATGTCTGGCTGAACTGAACCAAGATAGAGATGTACTCTGGCAGCAGGCCGTTGCGGATTCGCTACCACATAGCTGCGTTCCCGTTTTGGCAACCGATCCTTTATATATCCTCTATACATCGGGAACCACCGGTAAGCCGAAAGGCGTAGTCCGTGATAATGGTGGTCACGCGGTCGCGATGAAGTACTCGATGAGCACTATCTACGATATGCCGCAAGATGGTGTTTTTTGGGCGGCATCTGACGTGGGTTGGGTTGTCGGCCATTCCTATATTGTGTATGCGCCACTGATTCACGGTTGCACCTCTATTCTGTTTGAAGGCAAGCCGGTAAGAACACCCGATCCAGGCGCATTCTGGCGTGTTTGTGAAGAATACAACGTTGATGTGCTGTTTTCTGCCCCAACGGCGTTTAGGGCGATCAAGAAGGAAGATCCTGACGGAAAATTACTTGAGAACTATGATTTGTCGTCGCTTAAATCAATTTTTATGGCTGGTGAACGTTTGGACCCTCCGACATTAGATTGGGTGGAATCCCATACTAATAAGCCGGTTATTGACCATTGGTGGCAAACAGAAACAGGTTGGGCTATCTCCGCAAATCCTACAGGGCTGGAATCTTTGCCGGTTAAAGCGGGCTCTTCTACCAAGCCTGTACCAGGTTACCAAGTAGAAATTCTTAATGAATTAGGCGAAGTAGCTCAACCCCATCAACAAGGTTTTGTCGCGCTCAAGCGTCCTTTACCACCGGGTTGTTTACCTACGGTCTGGCGCAACCATGATAGATTTGAATCCGGCTATCTGAGCCAATTTCCGGGTTACTATGTTTCCGGTGATGGCGGCTACCTCGATGATGAGGGATATTTGTTTATCATGGGGCGCATTGATGATGTGATCAACGTAGCAGGGCATCGTCTGTCTACTGGGGAAATGGAAGAGATCGTTGGTGGTCACCCCGCGATTGCTGAATGTGCCGTTGTCGGTATTCATGATGACTTGAAAGGGCAACTACCGCTTGGTTTAGTTGTGTTAAAAGATGGCGTGAAAGTTGATGATATTGAGTTACAAGCTGAATTAGTTGGTAAGGTTCGTAATGAAATCGGCGCTGTCGCCTGTTTCAAACAAGCTTTAGTTGTTGAGAGGTTACCGAAGACTCGTTCAGGTAAGATCTTGCGCAGAACCATTCGTCAAATTGCAGAAGGTGAGCAGTATGTGGTGCCTTCGACGATTGATGATCCGACAAGCTTAACTGAGATTGCCGAGAAGCTGGGTAGATAG
- the prpF gene encoding 2-methylaconitate cis-trans isomerase PrpF gives MTNKQIKVPATYMRGGTSKGVFFNLEDLPEAAKMAGDARDELLLRVIGSPDPYGKQTDGMGGATSSTSKTVIVSKSSKPNHDVDYLFGQVAIDKPFVDWSGNCGNLSAAVGPFAIHSGLVDLTRIPENGVVEVRVWQVNIQKTIIVHVPIINGEVQELGDFELDGVTFPAAEIRVDFLDPADGNGSMFPTGNVVDFLDVPELGCIKATYINAGIPTIFVDAKSVGYCGTELQSDINNDSKALALFESIRAHGAVEMGLIDTLEEAESRQHTPKVAFVAKPQTYKASSGKTVPVEDTDLLVRALSMGQLHHAMMGTAAVAIASAASVPGTLVNLAAGEGQRESVTFGHPSGTLKVGAKALQTESGWKIERAIMSRSARVIMEGAIRVPFPK, from the coding sequence ATGACAAACAAACAGATCAAAGTGCCTGCAACTTATATGCGAGGAGGCACGAGCAAAGGGGTTTTCTTTAATCTAGAAGACTTGCCTGAAGCGGCGAAAATGGCGGGTGACGCGAGAGATGAATTACTCTTAAGAGTCATTGGCAGCCCAGATCCTTATGGTAAGCAAACCGATGGTATGGGGGGGGCAACTTCAAGCACCAGTAAAACTGTGATTGTTTCCAAAAGTAGCAAACCCAATCACGATGTTGATTACCTATTCGGCCAAGTGGCGATAGATAAGCCGTTTGTGGATTGGAGTGGTAACTGTGGGAACTTGTCTGCAGCGGTCGGTCCGTTCGCTATTCATAGTGGCTTGGTTGACTTGACTCGTATCCCTGAAAACGGTGTTGTTGAGGTGCGAGTATGGCAAGTGAACATCCAGAAAACCATTATTGTTCATGTGCCTATCATCAATGGTGAAGTCCAAGAGTTAGGTGACTTTGAGCTTGATGGCGTGACTTTTCCTGCGGCAGAAATACGAGTCGATTTCTTAGATCCTGCCGATGGTAATGGCTCAATGTTTCCAACTGGAAATGTGGTCGATTTCTTAGATGTCCCTGAATTGGGGTGTATCAAAGCAACCTATATCAATGCAGGGATTCCGACCATCTTTGTTGATGCAAAATCTGTTGGCTATTGTGGAACTGAACTTCAATCCGACATTAATAATGATTCAAAAGCCTTGGCACTTTTTGAATCTATCCGAGCGCACGGTGCGGTCGAGATGGGGCTAATTGATACCTTGGAGGAAGCTGAGTCTCGTCAACATACTCCTAAGGTGGCATTTGTCGCTAAACCTCAAACCTATAAAGCATCAAGTGGTAAAACGGTTCCTGTTGAAGATACTGATCTTTTGGTTCGTGCCTTGTCGATGGGGCAGCTTCATCACGCCATGATGGGAACGGCTGCGGTTGCGATTGCTTCTGCTGCAAGTGTTCCTGGAACTCTGGTTAATTTGGCTGCTGGTGAAGGCCAACGTGAATCGGTGACCTTTGGCCACCCGTCAGGAACCTTAAAGGTAGGTGCGAAAGCGTTGCAGACCGAAAGTGGGTGGAAAATTGAGAGGGCGATTATGAGTCGTAGTGCTCGAGTGATCATGGAAGGTGCCATTCGTGTGCCTTTTCCTAAGTAA
- the queC gene encoding 7-cyano-7-deazaguanine synthase QueC codes for MKKAVVVFSGGQDSTTCLVQALKEYDEVHAITFDYGQRHKLEIEVAQSLSKDLCVKAHKVMDVTLLNELAISSLTRDDIPVSHELQENGLPNSFVPGRNILFLTLAGIYAYQIGAETVITGVCETDFSGYPDCRNDFVKAMNSALVQGMDKQLDIKTPLMWLNKAETWAMADQYSALELVRNKTLTCYNGIIGDGCGDCPACELRKVGLNDYLADRESIMAELVRKQTEYK; via the coding sequence ATGAAAAAAGCAGTTGTAGTATTCAGTGGTGGTCAAGACTCCACAACATGCCTTGTTCAAGCATTAAAAGAGTATGATGAAGTTCACGCGATTACTTTTGATTATGGTCAACGCCATAAATTAGAGATCGAAGTGGCTCAGTCATTGTCGAAAGATCTTTGTGTGAAAGCGCACAAAGTGATGGATGTGACTCTTCTAAATGAGCTAGCTATTAGCTCTCTGACTCGTGACGATATTCCAGTGTCTCATGAGCTACAAGAAAATGGATTACCGAACTCCTTTGTTCCTGGCCGTAACATCCTTTTCTTAACGCTAGCTGGTATCTATGCATACCAGATTGGTGCTGAAACCGTTATTACAGGTGTGTGTGAAACTGATTTCTCAGGTTACCCTGATTGCCGTAATGACTTCGTAAAAGCAATGAATTCTGCGCTTGTACAAGGCATGGACAAGCAGCTTGATATCAAAACACCATTGATGTGGCTAAACAAAGCTGAAACATGGGCGATGGCCGATCAATATTCAGCACTTGAGCTTGTGAGAAATAAAACCCTGACATGCTATAACGGTATCATCGGTGATGGTTGTGGTGATTGCCCAGCATGTGAACTACGAAAGGTCGGCCTTAACGATTACTTAGCTGACCGTGAAAGTATTATGGCTGAGTTGGTTCGCAAACAGACTGAGTATAAATAG
- the acnD gene encoding Fe/S-dependent 2-methylisocitrate dehydratase AcnD, translating into MSDVKLEHKQNLENRKYRKALPGTSLEYFDACEAIESISPGSYKTLPYTSRVLAEQLVRRCDPETLEDSLKQIIERKSDLDFPWYPARVVCHDILGQTALVDLAGLRDAIADQGGDPAKVNPVVETQLIVDHSLAVEHAGFDNEAFDKNRAIEERRNEDRFHFIEWCKTAFKNVNVIPAGNGIMHQINLEKMSPVVQSKEGIAFPDTCVGTDSHTPHVDALGVIAIGVGGLEAETVMLGRPSMMRLPDIVGVKLTGQRQEGITATDIVLAITEFLRNEKVVSSYLEFFGEGARALTIGDRATISNMTPEYGATAGMFYIDEQTIQYLKLTGREPEQVELVELYAKQTGLWADDLDSAQYERVLEFDLSKVERNLAGPSNPHRRLPTSELAKQGISQSSWKEQHSAKYSDDQMPDGAVIIAAITSCTNTSNPRNVVAAALVAKKANQLGLVRKPWVKTSFAPGSKVAKLYLASAGLLPELEKLGFGIVGYACTTCNGMSGALDPKIQQEIIDRDLYSTALLSGNRNFDGRIHPYAKQAFLASPPLVVAYALAGTIRFDIEKDSLGTDSNGKPIYLSDLWPSDAEIDAVVGEHVKPQQFQQIYVKMFQPDEEQVTTEPLYDWRPQSTYIRRPPYWEGALAGERSLSGMRPLAILGDNITTDHLSPSNAILASSAAGEYLTQMEVPEEDFNSYATHRGDHLTAQRATFANPKLFNEMVKDAGEVVQGSLARVEPEGQVTRMWEAIETYMNRKQPLIVVAGADYGQGSSRDWAAKGVRLAGVEVIVAEGFERIHRTNLVGMGVLPLQFKAGTDRNTLELDGTELYDVYGDIEAGFDLALVITRKTGQKLDVPVTCRLDTADEVNVYSAGGVLQRFAKDFLAQ; encoded by the coding sequence ATGTCTGATGTGAAACTTGAACACAAACAAAATCTTGAAAATAGAAAGTATCGAAAAGCTTTACCAGGAACGAGTTTGGAATATTTCGACGCTTGCGAAGCGATAGAATCGATATCTCCGGGCAGCTATAAAACTTTGCCCTATACGTCGCGAGTATTGGCGGAACAATTGGTAAGACGCTGTGATCCTGAAACCCTTGAAGACAGCTTAAAACAGATCATTGAACGCAAGAGTGACTTAGATTTTCCTTGGTACCCTGCGCGCGTTGTGTGTCATGACATTCTAGGTCAAACCGCTTTGGTTGATTTAGCAGGCTTACGAGATGCAATTGCCGATCAAGGTGGAGACCCTGCCAAGGTTAACCCCGTTGTGGAAACTCAGTTGATCGTCGACCATTCACTGGCAGTGGAACATGCAGGTTTTGATAACGAAGCGTTTGATAAAAACCGCGCTATCGAAGAACGTCGTAACGAAGACCGTTTTCACTTTATTGAATGGTGTAAAACCGCCTTTAAAAACGTGAATGTGATTCCTGCTGGTAACGGGATCATGCATCAAATCAACTTAGAAAAAATGTCGCCAGTCGTTCAATCTAAAGAAGGCATTGCGTTTCCAGATACTTGTGTTGGTACTGATAGCCATACTCCTCACGTTGATGCTTTAGGTGTGATTGCGATTGGGGTTGGTGGATTGGAAGCTGAGACGGTGATGTTAGGTCGTCCTTCTATGATGCGACTACCTGATATTGTTGGGGTTAAGTTAACTGGCCAACGACAAGAAGGGATCACTGCAACGGATATCGTGCTCGCGATTACCGAGTTTCTTCGAAATGAAAAAGTGGTTTCTAGTTACTTAGAGTTCTTTGGTGAAGGCGCTCGTGCACTGACTATTGGTGACCGCGCCACTATATCGAATATGACGCCAGAATACGGCGCGACAGCAGGTATGTTCTATATCGATGAACAGACCATACAATACCTAAAGCTGACAGGACGCGAGCCTGAACAGGTCGAGTTGGTCGAGTTATACGCCAAACAAACTGGCTTATGGGCCGATGATTTAGATTCCGCTCAATACGAACGTGTGCTTGAGTTTGATTTGTCGAAAGTTGAGCGCAACCTTGCAGGGCCATCCAATCCACATCGTCGTTTACCAACCAGTGAACTTGCCAAACAAGGCATCAGCCAATCATCGTGGAAAGAACAACATTCGGCGAAATATAGCGATGACCAAATGCCCGATGGTGCTGTGATTATTGCTGCAATTACGTCATGTACCAATACCAGTAACCCAAGAAACGTGGTAGCTGCTGCGCTGGTGGCTAAAAAAGCGAATCAACTTGGGCTGGTACGTAAGCCATGGGTTAAGACGTCGTTCGCTCCGGGTTCTAAAGTTGCCAAGCTCTATCTTGCATCTGCAGGTTTGCTTCCTGAGCTAGAAAAATTAGGCTTTGGCATCGTGGGCTATGCGTGCACTACCTGTAACGGAATGAGCGGGGCCTTAGATCCCAAAATCCAACAAGAGATCATCGACCGTGACCTATATTCGACCGCTTTGCTATCGGGGAATCGAAACTTCGATGGTCGAATTCACCCTTATGCCAAACAAGCGTTTTTAGCATCACCGCCATTGGTCGTCGCTTATGCCTTAGCTGGTACGATTCGCTTTGATATCGAAAAAGACAGCTTAGGTACAGACAGCAACGGAAAACCGATCTACTTAAGTGATTTATGGCCGAGTGATGCAGAGATCGATGCGGTTGTCGGTGAGCATGTTAAGCCTCAGCAATTCCAACAGATCTACGTAAAAATGTTCCAGCCAGACGAGGAACAGGTGACGACTGAACCGCTTTATGACTGGCGACCTCAAAGTACCTATATTCGCAGGCCACCTTATTGGGAAGGAGCTCTTGCGGGAGAACGAAGCCTATCTGGTATGAGGCCGTTAGCGATTCTGGGTGACAACATCACTACGGATCACTTATCGCCTTCTAATGCGATTCTGGCATCCAGCGCGGCAGGAGAGTATCTAACCCAAATGGAAGTGCCAGAAGAGGACTTTAACTCTTATGCGACCCATCGAGGCGATCACTTAACCGCGCAACGAGCAACATTCGCCAACCCTAAGCTATTTAACGAGATGGTGAAGGACGCTGGAGAAGTCGTACAAGGTTCATTGGCACGAGTTGAGCCCGAGGGGCAGGTTACTCGAATGTGGGAAGCGATAGAGACCTATATGAATCGAAAACAACCGCTGATAGTGGTTGCTGGAGCCGATTATGGACAAGGTTCATCAAGAGACTGGGCGGCTAAAGGAGTTCGTCTTGCCGGTGTTGAAGTGATTGTTGCTGAAGGGTTTGAGCGAATTCACAGAACCAACTTAGTCGGTATGGGCGTGTTGCCCTTGCAATTCAAAGCGGGAACGGATCGAAATACTTTAGAACTGGACGGCACTGAGCTTTACGACGTGTACGGTGATATTGAAGCCGGTTTCGATTTGGCTCTAGTGATCACTCGCAAAACCGGTCAAAAACTCGATGTACCAGTCACTTGCCGTTTAGATACCGCAGATGAAGTGAATGTGTACAGCGCTGGTGGTGTATTGCAGCGTTTTGCCAAAGACTTTCTTGCACAGTAG
- the queE gene encoding 7-carboxy-7-deazaguanine synthase QueE translates to MYKINEMFETIQGEGVFTGVPAVFVRLQICPVGCSWCDTKQTWEALPEDETSLGDIMVKTEDSPTWSAIDAQGIVNEYIKQGYTAKHIVITGGEPCIYDLVPLTEAFEQHGCRCQIETSGTSEVKATSDTWVTVSPKVAMKAKLEILDSALQRANEIKHPVGTGKDIDQLDGLLERADVSSETVIALQPISQKDRATQLCIDTCIERNWRLSIQTHKYLSIA, encoded by the coding sequence TTGTACAAGATTAATGAAATGTTTGAAACTATCCAGGGTGAGGGCGTGTTTACTGGCGTTCCTGCTGTTTTTGTTCGTCTACAAATTTGTCCTGTAGGCTGCTCTTGGTGCGACACCAAACAGACTTGGGAAGCATTACCCGAAGATGAAACTAGCCTTGGCGATATCATGGTTAAGACAGAGGATTCACCCACTTGGTCAGCTATCGATGCTCAAGGAATTGTGAATGAATACATCAAGCAAGGTTATACTGCTAAACACATTGTGATTACTGGTGGCGAGCCGTGCATTTATGATCTTGTCCCTCTTACTGAAGCATTTGAGCAACACGGTTGTCGCTGTCAGATTGAGACCAGCGGAACATCAGAAGTCAAAGCAACCAGTGATACTTGGGTTACAGTGTCACCAAAGGTGGCGATGAAAGCGAAACTGGAAATCTTAGACAGCGCCTTACAACGCGCTAACGAGATTAAGCACCCAGTAGGCACTGGGAAAGACATCGATCAGCTGGATGGTTTATTGGAGCGAGCTGATGTTTCGAGTGAAACTGTTATCGCATTGCAACCAATTAGCCAGAAAGATCGCGCGACGCAGCTTTGTATTGATACCTGCATTGAGCGCAATTGGCGCTTATCAATCCAAACTCACAAGTATTTGAGTATCGCGTAG